A section of the Candidatus Methylomirabilis sp. genome encodes:
- a CDS encoding zinc-ribbon domain containing protein, producing MAFEDKTLTCVECGQEFVFTAGEQEFFAQKGFTNEPKRCKPCKAVRRGGAGNQAREEHEVTCSQCGERTTVPFRPVLDKPVYCKTCFQARRASSPRSTPA from the coding sequence TTGACCTGCGTGGAATGCGGCCAGGAGTTCGTCTTCACCGCGGGGGAGCAGGAGTTCTTCGCCCAGAAGGGGTTCACCAACGAGCCGAAGCGGTGCAAGCCCTGCAAGGCCGTCCGGCGCGGGGGGGCCGGGAACCAGGCCCGGGAGGAGCACGAGGTGACCTGCTCCCAGTGCGGGGAGCGGACGACGGTCCCCTTCCGGCCCGTCCTGGATAAGCCGGTCTACTGCAAGACCTGCTTCCAGGCCCGCCGCGCCTCCTCTCCCCGCTCCACGCCAGCCTGA